The nucleotide sequence GAGCGAATTCGTGCTGCCACCGTGTTGTGGGCTGCGGGAGTCGAGGCTTCTGAGCTCGGACAGGCAGGAGGCATGCACGTTGATAATCGTGGTCGCGTTCTGGTCGAACCGGATTTGAGCCTGGAAGGATATCCGAATGTATTCGTGGCTGGCGACCAGGCCAGTTATACGCATCAGACTGGCAGTCCGCTACCGGGAACGGCTCCCGTTGCTTTACAGCAGGGGCGATTTATCGGGAAAACGATTCGCAATGAAGTCAAAGGCAAGCCACGCAGTAAGTTTCATTTTCGGGACAAAGGGCAGATGGCAACAATTGGCCGCAGTCGGGCGATTGTAGAAATGGGACGGCTCAAGCTGGCTGGTTTTTTTGCCTGGGTGGTCTGGCTGGTCGTGCATGTCTTTTATCTCACTGGTTTTAAGAACCGCGTACTGGTCGTGATGCAGTGGGCCTGGTCCTATCTCAGTTTCAGACGTGGCGCACGATTGATTGTTGACCGCGGCTGGAGTCCTGCTGAAGAACAGGAGCCAGTAACAGAGACCGAAAATGAGGAAGTCACTGTTCCTCCCGAGCATTAATCGAGAGAGGCGTGCCTGTCAGGTCAGTCGGAGAACTCTTCGGGAGGAATGGGACTGCCATGCGGGTCCTGGTCGGTCTCGATTGTGTCCTCATTCAGCTTTTCACGTAACTGGCGATCGGTGAAATGTTCCAGTCGTTCGGCCTGCCTGTGAATCGTTTCTGTGGACATGCCCGCGTGTTCGACCAGGTAGTGTTCCCAGAGACGATGTGAGCGAACCAGTTGACGTGCCTGGTCGCGACCTGTTTCTGTCAACTTATAATAACCGTTTGTGCCTGTAATCTGTCCCCGACTGGCCAGATAATGGAGTGAGAGACTGGTTGATAAGGCGCGGGAGAACAGAATCTCGCGCAGATAACCGGCATCAGGTTTACGGTCCGGGTCACGTTCTTCAATCCGATACATCAACGCGATGATGTCTTCTGCGAGAATCTTCCACGACAGGAACTGCCGCCGAATAAAAACGACCAGGATGCCATGCCGGGGACCAAGCAATGCCGCCAGCACAAACAGCAGACCTGCCGTGACTGCCATCATGCCGGCAGTTGAAGTACTTCCATAACCAAACCAGTGGGGCACGGTAATGGCGCTGATGTGCCCCGTGATGGCTGCGATGATTGCCAGGATGACACTGAGGACGATCATCCGCCCCAGTCGATCCGTGAGCATGTACGCAGCAGCGGGCGGCACTACAAACATGGCCACTACAAGAATATTGCCGACCGTCTCGAAACTGGCGACCGCTGTGATGGCAACCAGTGTCATCAGGGTATAATGAATCAGCGTGGCATTAAATCCCGTGGTCGTTGCGAGCGCCGGATCGAATGAACTGAGTTTGAGTTCTTTGAGAAAGCAGACCACAAACAGCAGGTTGATCAACAGGACGATGGAGAGCACGGCGACAACGCGGGGGATTTCCCAGCCTGCAACCAGGACCGTATCGAGGGGCGTCAGTTCGATTGCTCCATAGAGTACACAGCCGGGATCCAGGTCAACATGATCCGCAGCCTGAACAATCATGACCAGCCCCAACGCGAACAGGGACGTGAAGACCACTCCCATGGAAGCGCCTTCGTCCACTTTACCAAAGCTGCGAATCCACTCCGTGAACAGTGCCGTTAAAATACCAGCGATGACCGCACCCACAAACATGGGCAGACTGCTGCGGCTGTCGCTGATAAAAAAAGCAGCAGCGAGTCCGGGCAGAATTGCATGGGTGATCGCATCTCCCAACATGCTCATTTTTCGCAGGACCAGAAAGTTCCCCAGCAGGGCCGTTGCGACAGAGCATAGAATTCCCGCGACAATGATCCAGCCGTCCAGATACCAGCTCCACTGGCTCAATGCTTCTCTCAGAACATTCATGAACCAGGCCTCCGGGAATCGGGGGCAGACGAATCGGAATTCCCCTGTTTGAGCTGGAGGGTATGAGGGCTGGGCAGGATGTCTGTGGATGATTGCTGACTCAGTAATGTTTCCAGTTCAGATATGACTTCCGGTTCCAGTACATGTTCAATGGCATCAGCATCCCGATCGACTTTGCTGGAAGCAACGTCGGCATACGTGATGAGGTACAGTTCCCATAGTCGATGCTCATGAACGATCCGTGCGGCTTCAGTCAGTCCCAAAGGCGTCAGACGTATCTGGTTACCGTCTACTGTTTGAAGCAAGTCTTGCTGGCTGGCACGATGAATGATCGAGTGGAGGTCTGTCGGCAGCCAGCTGCGCATCTGGTAAAGGTCTTTGATGGGAACGAGTTGGTTCGTCTGATCCGTCAGTAAATTATGTGCTTCCAGGTATTCATAGATGCTGCGCAACAGGTGTTGTCGATCGACTTTTCTATTAAGCTGATAGCGTCTGAGCTTGCGGATCAGAATTCCCCGGGGAACGCCAAAAACCATACTGACCAGAAACATACTGGTAGCGACCAGCACAATCATCGCACCGGAAGGAAGATTCGGGAAAATGGCACTCATGGCGGAGCCAACCATCCCACTGAGCGCTCCGAGGATTGTGGCAACGAAAGACAGGTAAAATATCTTTTCTGTCCAGAACCGGGCGGCAGCAGGCGGAATGACCAGGAGCGAAATCATCAGAATCAATCCGACTGCCTGCAGACCGATGATCGTGACGACGACTACCAGTCCCATCAGGATCATGTCGAGCAACACGACGGGAAAGCCACGCGAGTGGGCAAAACCTTCGTCGAAACAGAGCAGTGTGAGTTCTTTATACAGGAAGATGGAAATCAGCATACAGGTCAGTCCAGCACTGCCGATCAACCAGGCGTCGCTGGCGACCATGGATGCGGTCTTACCGTAAATAAATGATTCCAGGCCCGCCGCATGCCCCGTCTGCATCTGCTGGACGATTCCCAGTAAGGCGACTCCCGCTCCAAAAAAAACGCTGAGTACAATCCCCAGGGCGGCGTCTTCTTTTAAGCGGGTGAGATTTCGAATCATCAGAATGGATGCAATTCCCAGCAGTCCGCTGATCGCTGCTCCCGACAGCAGCACAGGCAATGTTTTGCCATTCATGCCAAATGAGGTCGCGAGAATGAAAGCAAGTGCGATGCCGGGCAGAGTGGCATGACTTAACGCATCACCCATCAGCGCCCGTTTTCTGAGCAGGGCAAAACTGCCGATCATGCCGGCTGACATGCCGAGTAACGTCGTCCCCAGGATGACGATGCGCGTGTTATAGTCTTCTAAAAAGAAAACACGTTTCCAGTCTTTCCATTCAGGAATGGAAATGCTGCGGTCTGTAATGGATCTCTGTGAACCAGGTGAGTTCGCACCGTTGGCTGCGAGCAGCGGAGCATAAGGGCAAAGACTCATCAGCAGAAATACAATTACAAACAGTCTCATAAAGACTGCTCCCGGCGGCGCATGGTTTCGGTCGCTTCTTCGAGCAGGGTCAGACGGCCGCCATACGTTTTCTGCAGATTTTCGGGTGTGAAAACATCCGCGGTCAAGCCATGATCAATTACGCGCATATTCAGCAGGATGACATAATCAAAATACTCGGGAACGGTCTGCAGATCATGATGGATCACCAGGGCCGTTTTGCCGGCTTGTTTCATTTCCTGCAGAATCTGGACGATGGCTTTCTCCGTGGCCGCATCGACGGCAGCGAATGGTTCATCCATCAGGTAGAGATCGGCGTTTTGCACCAGGGCGCGGGCCAGAAAGGTTCGCTGTTGCTGTCCGCCTGACAGCTGGCTGATCTGGCGGCGGGCATAGTCGGCAATTCCTACACGATCCAAAGCTTCCAGCGCACGATCTTTGTGTTTCCTGCGAACAGGCAGGCACCAGCCGATTTCTTTATAGAGTCCCATGGTGACCACATCCAGGGCATCCACGGGAAAATCCCAGTCGACACTTTCCCGCTGGGGGACATAGCCTACGCGATGCCGATTTTTCTGATAAGACTTGCCAAAGATCTGAACCCGTCCGGACGCTTTTGGGATCAGATCCATCATGGCTTTGAGCAGAGTGCTTTTCCCTGCGCCATTCGGCCCGATGATTCCAATCAGCTTTCCCGGAGGAATATCAAAGCTGACGTCCCAGATCACCGGTTTGCGGTGGTATGCAACGGTGAGGTCATATACAGAGAGCGGTATCTCGGCAGCTGACGCATCATTTTGCCGATCTGGTAATGGACTCTCGCTGATATTCATGAGCTTAAATTTATTTCATTGATTGAATGATTGAAGTGAAAATGGTTCAAGACAATCGGGAAGTGAGCAGCTTGAGTTGAATCACGGAGTGAGTTTGCCCTGCATGCCTTTTTCCGGGGCGGTGCCGCCCAGTGCCCGGGCAACGATTGTGAAATTATGGTCGAGCATTCCCATGTAACTCCCTTCATAGCTGCCTGCTTCTCCCATGGCATCAGAAAACAGTTCGCCGCCAATCACTATTTCATGTCCTTGTGCTTTGGCACCATCGATTAACGCGGTGATGTTCTTTTTGGAAACACTACTCTCCACAAAGACGGCTTTCACATTTTTGGCGACCAGTAGATCCACGAGTTCATTAATGCGTTTCAAACCGGCTTCTGATTCAGTCGAAATTCCCTGGACTCCCAGCACTTCCAGTCCATACGCGCGCCCAAAATAATTAAAGGCATCGTGTGACGTGATTAATATGCGACTGTTTTCCGGGATCGACTTTATCGTTTTAAGCCCATACTCATGCAGAGTTTTGAGTTGCTGTTTATATTCGTCGGCGTTTTTCTGATAGACTTCAGCATGACGGGGGTCATACTGGCTCAATGCATCTTTCACTGCATCAACGCATAGCGACCAGGTCGCGACATCCATCCAGACGTGGGGGTCGTAGTGTCCGTTAAAATCGTCGGGCTCCAGTAGTGATTTCGGATCGATCAGTTCGGTGACAGCGAAGACTGGCTTGGTACGCGCGACCTTGATCAGGGTATCAGCCATTTTGCCTTCCAGCATCAAGCCGGAATAGAAGACCATGTCGGAGTTCATGATGGTCTGTACATCGTCACGGCTGGCTTTGTGCATGTGGGGGTCGACACCCGATCCCATGATTTGCGTTACGTCTACATATTCGCGTCCTACATTCTTGACGAGATCGGCGACCATGCCGACCGTCGCGGCTACCGGAATTGGATAGTTCAACTGCTCCTGGTCAGGAGATTTTTCGGGAACCGAAGCCTGTTCGGACTGACAGCCTGCCAGCAGGCACAATATAAGATTGAAAGCGAGAAGCTTTCGCATTGATTAACTCCAGGAACGGGTTGGGTGTAAAGCGCCTGTTAAATGTAGCCTTGGCTACATTTGTTTTTATTTTAACAGAGTCCGTGATTGTGTCAACTCCAGTGAGAAGCGCCGTGCTCAGGGTTTCAGGTGGCGGTCAAAGAAACCGATGACGGCAGGTCTGAGATCCTGCTGGCTGGGTTGCAGGTGGAAGCTGTGTGGCGCCCCCTCAATAATCAACAGTTCAGAGGGCATCTTCTCTTTCTCCAAGGCTGCCTGCAGCAGTTGTGACTGTTCCAGTGGAACGGTTGTATCCTTTGTGCCATGCAAAATCAGGAAGGGAGGATCGTCTTTTGTGAGATGAGAAACGGCAGAAGCCTGTTGGCTGAGTGCTTTCTCTTCTTGCGTGAACGAGTCCAGCAGGTCGCGAGATTTTGCCAGGGTAATCAGGTCATGTGCACCATACATGGGAACGACGGCTTGAATGCGAGTTGAAAAATCGGCATAGGGTCCTTGCGGATCGAGTGCGGGATCATCGCCGGTTACGGCGAGCATGGCAACCAGGTGACCTCCCGCCGAGCCTCCAATGGCGCCGATATGGTCGGGATCAATCTGATACTGTTTTGCATGTTTTCTTAAATAGCGGACAGCGGTTTTGCAGTCCTGCAGATGACCGGGCCAGACCTGTCTGAGGTTATCGGTAAACCGGGAGTGCCGTTTCGCAAGCTGATAATTAATACTGGCGCAGACATAACCGGCTTTCGCCAGATTGTTTCCGATATTCAACTCGCGGCGGGCTGCTTTATCACCACCGTGCCAGCCACCGCCGTGAATGATCACAACAGCGGGATAAGGGCCGCTCTGAAATTGTGGATCGGGCAGATACAGGTCCAGCTTTTCGCTGCGTCCTTCGCCCAGGTAATCGAGGTCTTTTTTCACTTGCACCTGCGACAGTTCCTGTTTGACGCGTTCGCTGGGATCAATGAATTTTACATTCTCTTTTCCAGCCAAAGCGACCAGGTTTTTGATATCGAACTGCTTCAGCAATCCAAAGCAGAAGAGCTCCGGCGCCTGATTGACAGATTGATCCTGTTCAATGATTTCTTTCAGAGAACCTAATGAGCCTTGCAACTGCACGCTGGAAAAGGCCTCCGGATTGATGGCCGCTGATACGAGTGTGAACAGACTGCTGCGGGGACCGACTGACTGAATCTTGACAGACGTCTGCTTTTTCTGGTCACGTAACCAGTGCGCAATCGATGTTAACTGGCTGGCCTGGATACCCAGTGGACGTTCTCCGACAGCGGCGACCAGTAGACCGTACAGAAAGTCGCGTTGACTGATTTTCGATTCACCGAAGTAGAAGGGGTCCACTGCCAGGACGGTTTCTCCCTGTGCGAGCAACTTCTGAACCTGTTCTGCCAGGCTTTTACGACCTGCATCTGCTACCAGGATCGTCGTGGATTCAGAATCGCCGTTGGAGAATTCGACAGCAGGGACCGTCCAGTTTTGATCGATTTTCAGTTTCCAGAATGTGACGGTTGTTTTGCCTGTTGTTGTCTGGCTGGATTGTAATGCCTTGAGTGGTGTGTCTGCGGATTTGAAGTGCACGACCTGCTTGAGTGCAGCGCGCTGTTTTTCAGGAGTGCTTTTCCTACGTCGCGGCAGATTCTGGCTGAGCTTGAGAGCCAGTGTATGAAAGTCGGCATTGTTTTCAGGCAACTCTACATTGAGTTCCTCTGCTGTTTTGAGTTCGGCCTTACATTCCATTTCCTTGACCGGTAAAGGTTTGCCCGGTTCCGAAAAGTGAGCCGACAGCATGCGGTAGAGGGCCTCGCGATTGTCTTTCAGAAAGTTGTGATCGCCGGGATCATCGTTGACGTGCTTCTGCAGATTCGTTTCTTTGTCGTAGAGTTTAAAGATCGGGAAAGCGGCTTTTAACAGCGGCGGTTGGGCATAACCGGATTCAAAGCAGCAGTTGTCTTTAGAGTTGTTTGTGAGCAGGGTGGGGCGGGGTGCCCGCATCGCTGTCAAATGTGTGTAGTCGGCATAGACGGCCAGATCGTTGGGAGTCTGTTCGGAGTCCCCCAGATCTTTTGTGTGATAAACGCGCGTCAGGTAGCTGGAGTATCCGGCAACCGGGTTGGAAAGAGTGACCCGTTCGTCGAGCGAACTGATGAAGATGGTCTGCCAGCCACCGCCTGAAAGACCGGCGACCGCGACGCGCTTCGGGTCTGCATGGGGGTGTGATAAGAGTACATCAAGGCCTCGTTTCATCGACAGATAAAAGGGCGCCAGTCCACTCGTACCACACAGATCCAGTTGATTCATTTTGTAATGGGTGAAACCGGAAACGTTCAACTGGCCCATGCCCAGCCATTCGATGTTGAGTGCCAGCATGCCTCGCTTCGCCTGGTTAATACAGCGTACCTGCTTGTAGTCGGCGGCTTTCCCATTGCGGTCGTGTCCATTCACATTCATGACAACGGGGACTTTACCTGTCAGGTTGTTGGGAATGTACAACAGCGCGGGCACCCATAAGCCGGGCAGTGCTTCAAAGCGTAATTTCTGGATTTTATATTCAGGACCGCCTGCGATCGTTTCGAGCCAGTCGACTTTCAGTTTCGAGTCCCGCCATTTTGCGGCTTCACCACGATAGACGACTTTATTCAACACGTTGCTGCGAACTTGCGATATATATTTTTCCCACTCCTCAACCGTACTGATTTCCGGCATTCCGGGAACCCGCGGTGCAATGAAGGCCTGCACTTCTTTCCAGGGAAGATCTTTTTCCAGAACGGGCTGAGACAACAGGCTCTTCAAATCAGGTTCTGCTGCCTGTGAGAGGGGGGCTCCCGTCAGGAACAAACAGGAGAACAAAAGAGTGGCACGGACAGACTGCGTAAGCATAGTTGTATCTCCCGGTGGATGCAGGCGGGGGTGATTCGAGGCTGTTCAAAGTCTTCAGAGATTCCAAATCGAATGGAGAGACAGGCACAGTTCCACTCCATCCCGATCTGATTTCGCTCTGCTGACATCTTTTTATTTTGCGAGATGGACCCAGTCAGCACAAGTTGGTTAATAAAATTAAAGAATGTCTGGTCACAAAAAGGTGCGTGTCAGAATGCCATTTGGTGGCTTTATTTACCTTGACCCAGTTCAATGGAGCGACTGGTTGCTGCGCTGACTGCGTTCATCAGGCTGTTTCTTAAGCCACCTGCTTCGAGTGCATGGATCCCTGCGATTGTGGTTCCGCCGGGACTGGTCACCGCGTCTTTGAGTGTGCCTGGATGTTCGCCTGTCTGCAGGACCATCTCGGCTGCTCCTTTGACGGTCTGAGCTGCCAGTTGCGTGGCGATCTGCCGTGGCAGACCCACGCGGACGCCGCCATCGCTGAGGGCTTCAATTACCTGGTAGATGTAGGCGGGGCCGCTGCCAGACAAGCCGGTGACCGCGTCAAGCTGTGACTCGGGGACTTCAAACGCGATACCGACCGTGGAAAGTAAGGACTCCACCAGAGTCGCATCTTCAGTGGATGCCTGTCCGCCCCGCGCGAAGGCGGAGGCACCCTGTTTGACCAGGCAGGGAGTGTTCGGCATCACGCGGATCATGCGGGTGAATTCTCCCAGGGTGTCCAGGAAGAGTGACAGCGGGCAGCCGGCAGCAATGGAGATCAGGAGATGCTGGCTGGTGACAGAGGATTTGATTTCCTGCAGCACGTCGGGAATCTGCTGGGGTTTGACTGAGAGGATGATGATCTCTGCCTGTTCCATGACCTGCTGATTTGATGAAACTGACCGTG is from Gimesia maris and encodes:
- a CDS encoding metal ABC transporter permease, yielding MNVLREALSQWSWYLDGWIIVAGILCSVATALLGNFLVLRKMSMLGDAITHAILPGLAAAFFISDSRSSLPMFVGAVIAGILTALFTEWIRSFGKVDEGASMGVVFTSLFALGLVMIVQAADHVDLDPGCVLYGAIELTPLDTVLVAGWEIPRVVAVLSIVLLINLLFVVCFLKELKLSSFDPALATTTGFNATLIHYTLMTLVAITAVASFETVGNILVVAMFVVPPAAAYMLTDRLGRMIVLSVILAIIAAITGHISAITVPHWFGYGSTSTAGMMAVTAGLLFVLAALLGPRHGILVVFIRRQFLSWKILAEDIIALMYRIEERDPDRKPDAGYLREILFSRALSTSLSLHYLASRGQITGTNGYYKLTETGRDQARQLVRSHRLWEHYLVEHAGMSTETIHRQAERLEHFTDRQLREKLNEDTIETDQDPHGSPIPPEEFSD
- a CDS encoding metal ABC transporter permease; this translates as MRLFVIVFLLMSLCPYAPLLAANGANSPGSQRSITDRSISIPEWKDWKRVFFLEDYNTRIVILGTTLLGMSAGMIGSFALLRKRALMGDALSHATLPGIALAFILATSFGMNGKTLPVLLSGAAISGLLGIASILMIRNLTRLKEDAALGIVLSVFFGAGVALLGIVQQMQTGHAAGLESFIYGKTASMVASDAWLIGSAGLTCMLISIFLYKELTLLCFDEGFAHSRGFPVVLLDMILMGLVVVVTIIGLQAVGLILMISLLVIPPAAARFWTEKIFYLSFVATILGALSGMVGSAMSAIFPNLPSGAMIVLVATSMFLVSMVFGVPRGILIRKLRRYQLNRKVDRQHLLRSIYEYLEAHNLLTDQTNQLVPIKDLYQMRSWLPTDLHSIIHRASQQDLLQTVDGNQIRLTPLGLTEAARIVHEHRLWELYLITYADVASSKVDRDADAIEHVLEPEVISELETLLSQQSSTDILPSPHTLQLKQGNSDSSAPDSRRPGS
- a CDS encoding metal ABC transporter ATP-binding protein, with translation MNISESPLPDRQNDASAAEIPLSVYDLTVAYHRKPVIWDVSFDIPPGKLIGIIGPNGAGKSTLLKAMMDLIPKASGRVQIFGKSYQKNRHRVGYVPQRESVDWDFPVDALDVVTMGLYKEIGWCLPVRRKHKDRALEALDRVGIADYARRQISQLSGGQQQRTFLARALVQNADLYLMDEPFAAVDAATEKAIVQILQEMKQAGKTALVIHHDLQTVPEYFDYVILLNMRVIDHGLTADVFTPENLQKTYGGRLTLLEEATETMRRREQSL
- a CDS encoding metal ABC transporter solute-binding protein, Zn/Mn family, yielding MRKLLAFNLILCLLAGCQSEQASVPEKSPDQEQLNYPIPVAATVGMVADLVKNVGREYVDVTQIMGSGVDPHMHKASRDDVQTIMNSDMVFYSGLMLEGKMADTLIKVARTKPVFAVTELIDPKSLLEPDDFNGHYDPHVWMDVATWSLCVDAVKDALSQYDPRHAEVYQKNADEYKQQLKTLHEYGLKTIKSIPENSRILITSHDAFNYFGRAYGLEVLGVQGISTESEAGLKRINELVDLLVAKNVKAVFVESSVSKKNITALIDGAKAQGHEIVIGGELFSDAMGEAGSYEGSYMGMLDHNFTIVARALGGTAPEKGMQGKLTP
- a CDS encoding alpha/beta fold hydrolase, with the protein product MLTQSVRATLLFSCLFLTGAPLSQAAEPDLKSLLSQPVLEKDLPWKEVQAFIAPRVPGMPEISTVEEWEKYISQVRSNVLNKVVYRGEAAKWRDSKLKVDWLETIAGGPEYKIQKLRFEALPGLWVPALLYIPNNLTGKVPVVMNVNGHDRNGKAADYKQVRCINQAKRGMLALNIEWLGMGQLNVSGFTHYKMNQLDLCGTSGLAPFYLSMKRGLDVLLSHPHADPKRVAVAGLSGGGWQTIFISSLDERVTLSNPVAGYSSYLTRVYHTKDLGDSEQTPNDLAVYADYTHLTAMRAPRPTLLTNNSKDNCCFESGYAQPPLLKAAFPIFKLYDKETNLQKHVNDDPGDHNFLKDNREALYRMLSAHFSEPGKPLPVKEMECKAELKTAEELNVELPENNADFHTLALKLSQNLPRRRKSTPEKQRAALKQVVHFKSADTPLKALQSSQTTTGKTTVTFWKLKIDQNWTVPAVEFSNGDSESTTILVADAGRKSLAEQVQKLLAQGETVLAVDPFYFGESKISQRDFLYGLLVAAVGERPLGIQASQLTSIAHWLRDQKKQTSVKIQSVGPRSSLFTLVSAAINPEAFSSVQLQGSLGSLKEIIEQDQSVNQAPELFCFGLLKQFDIKNLVALAGKENVKFIDPSERVKQELSQVQVKKDLDYLGEGRSEKLDLYLPDPQFQSGPYPAVVIIHGGGWHGGDKAARRELNIGNNLAKAGYVCASINYQLAKRHSRFTDNLRQVWPGHLQDCKTAVRYLRKHAKQYQIDPDHIGAIGGSAGGHLVAMLAVTGDDPALDPQGPYADFSTRIQAVVPMYGAHDLITLAKSRDLLDSFTQEEKALSQQASAVSHLTKDDPPFLILHGTKDTTVPLEQSQLLQAALEKEKMPSELLIIEGAPHSFHLQPSQQDLRPAVIGFFDRHLKP
- the proC gene encoding pyrroline-5-carboxylate reductase; translation: MTKQSLSKVGFIGAGRMATALAGGLISSGFTTKDHVCASDTYEAASEKFAQETGARSVSSNQQVMEQAEIIILSVKPQQIPDVLQEIKSSVTSQHLLISIAAGCPLSLFLDTLGEFTRMIRVMPNTPCLVKQGASAFARGGQASTEDATLVESLLSTVGIAFEVPESQLDAVTGLSGSGPAYIYQVIEALSDGGVRVGLPRQIATQLAAQTVKGAAEMVLQTGEHPGTLKDAVTSPGGTTIAGIHALEAGGLRNSLMNAVSAATSRSIELGQGK